One window of the Arthrobacter sp. D5-1 genome contains the following:
- a CDS encoding AraC family transcriptional regulator: MVRILPRDVLRGRPTLATTDVDQAHAKIAELFCSHELSPRTRQSSVDMKLRSLHRGDVGIEFLDYGADVRIEPEGLQDFHLVQIPLAGHASMKVGASTVESSPAMATVPPLDRPFSMSWDSGSPHLIVYVRRAALERVAWHLNGAALGGLGYGMDLSGGAGRAFLRAVVELHDDMISQPQSAAPAFVQGLLADSMISRLLMAMEPPGVEARDAASEGRLVRECRELLERHAAEELTVPDIAECLGVSVRTLQTALRAETGATPSELLRSIRLDRAREMLLEASPREQSVTAVAELCGFTHQGRFSALYVKAFGELPSESLRR, encoded by the coding sequence ATGGTGAGGATTCTTCCTCGTGACGTTCTGCGGGGGCGGCCCACCTTGGCCACCACCGACGTGGACCAAGCGCACGCCAAAATTGCTGAGCTTTTTTGCAGTCACGAGCTGTCGCCGCGGACGCGCCAGTCCTCGGTGGACATGAAGTTGCGTTCCCTCCACCGCGGCGATGTGGGAATCGAGTTCCTGGACTACGGCGCGGACGTTCGGATTGAGCCGGAGGGTCTCCAGGACTTCCATTTAGTGCAGATCCCGTTGGCGGGGCACGCATCCATGAAGGTGGGCGCGAGCACTGTGGAATCGAGTCCGGCGATGGCCACCGTTCCCCCGCTCGACAGGCCCTTCTCCATGAGCTGGGACAGCGGCAGCCCGCACCTCATTGTGTACGTGCGGCGGGCAGCGCTGGAGCGGGTGGCGTGGCATCTCAACGGCGCGGCACTTGGTGGGCTGGGCTACGGCATGGACCTTTCAGGTGGCGCCGGGCGCGCGTTCTTGAGGGCCGTCGTCGAACTTCATGACGACATGATCAGCCAGCCGCAGTCCGCGGCTCCCGCCTTTGTTCAGGGGTTGTTGGCGGACAGCATGATCTCGCGCTTGCTGATGGCGATGGAGCCGCCAGGCGTGGAGGCCCGGGACGCGGCCTCGGAGGGCCGGCTGGTCCGCGAATGCCGCGAGTTGTTGGAGCGTCACGCGGCCGAAGAACTCACTGTCCCTGACATCGCCGAGTGCCTGGGAGTTTCGGTCCGGACCCTACAGACCGCGCTCAGGGCGGAAACGGGCGCGACGCCGTCGGAGTTGCTGCGCAGTATCCGGCTGGACCGGGCCCGGGAGATGCTGCTGGAAGCGAGCCCGCGGGAGCAGAGTGTCACGGCGGTGGCGGAGTTGTGTGGTTTCACTCACCAAGGGCGCTTCTCTGCGCTCTACGTGAAGGCCTTCGGCGAATTACCAAGCGAGAGCTTGCGCCGCTAG
- a CDS encoding NAD(P)-dependent oxidoreductase — translation MTSSNYTITVLGLGAMGLPMATRLASELTVHGFDIAEPRLELAAEAGIKTFASAREASQDADALLLAVRNGEQLNDVLFGENGVASVLKPGAVVILGSTVGTEAIPATVAKLAEYGVALVDAPLSGGPKRAGEGDLLIVVGAEPEALEKARPALELLASTLSIVGDKPGDGQALKTVNQLLCGVHIAAAAEAMALADALGLDQAKTLAALEAGAAGSFMLSNRGPRILEAYSEDGAEVLSRLDIFVKDMGIVGKATRAAGLAAPVAAAAEQLYLLGQAQGLAAADDSAVIKVVAPAKRTA, via the coding sequence ATGACCAGCAGCAACTACACCATCACCGTCCTGGGTCTCGGGGCCATGGGCCTGCCCATGGCTACCCGCCTCGCATCCGAGCTCACGGTTCACGGCTTCGACATTGCCGAGCCGCGCCTTGAACTCGCCGCAGAAGCCGGCATCAAGACCTTCGCCTCAGCCCGCGAGGCTTCCCAGGACGCGGACGCGTTGCTCCTGGCCGTGCGCAACGGCGAGCAGCTCAACGATGTCCTGTTCGGTGAGAATGGAGTTGCCTCGGTATTGAAGCCGGGCGCCGTCGTGATCCTCGGCAGCACCGTTGGCACCGAAGCCATCCCCGCCACGGTCGCCAAACTCGCTGAGTACGGCGTCGCACTGGTGGATGCTCCGCTGTCCGGCGGTCCGAAGCGTGCCGGTGAAGGCGACCTGCTGATCGTCGTCGGTGCCGAGCCGGAGGCCCTTGAAAAGGCGCGCCCCGCACTCGAGCTGCTGGCCTCCACCCTGAGCATCGTGGGCGACAAGCCCGGCGACGGCCAAGCCCTCAAGACCGTCAACCAGCTCCTCTGCGGCGTCCACATCGCCGCCGCTGCAGAGGCCATGGCCCTTGCCGACGCCCTCGGCCTGGACCAGGCGAAGACCCTTGCCGCCCTCGAAGCCGGAGCCGCCGGTTCCTTCATGCTGTCCAACCGTGGTCCGCGCATCCTCGAGGCCTACTCCGAAGACGGCGCCGAAGTCCTCAGCCGCCTCGATATCTTCGTCAAGGACATGGGCATCGTGGGTAAAGCGACGCGCGCCGCCGGCCTCGCAGCACCCGTTGCCGCCGCAGCTGAACAGCTTTACCTTCTCGGCCAGGCCCAAGGCCTCGCCGCTGCCGACGACTCCGCCGTCATCAAGGTTGTCGCGCCCGCAAAGCGCACCGCCTAA
- a CDS encoding four-carbon acid sugar kinase family protein: protein MTLEADVLAAFPPEVRIPAQLVADAVAASAATTPRVLVVLDDDPTGTQSVADLAVLTRWEVEDFTWAFTHIRENQTQAAVYVLTNTRSLDPAEAAARNEEIVRNALAAASGNGGGPRLRLGFVSRSDSTLRGHYPLEPDVIAATVAAETGEPTDGVVIVPAFPDAGRVTIGGVHFMRGTGENLGTLTPVAETEFAKDASFGFKNSEMAKYVEEKSQGRFPASDVIVLDLNIIRAGASAQDPTISAKAIADALESATNSTPIVADIVTENDFRALALGLEEAERRGKRLLYRVGPPFVRGRIGQEIRTALTSEEAFAGNTPSAAGGLIVVGSHVGVTTRQLNDLTAEHSSAKTIEIDVEKLIAGTETAGEAEADAYIGTVVSDVVDALHSGDVIVHTSRLLIKTDDAAASLKIARTVSAAVVAVVNRTLKTFPPRFVIAKGGITSSDVAAHGLEIRHAIVRGPMLPGIVSLWEPVDGPAKGIPYVVFAGNVGDDQSLTQVTRKLSNTF from the coding sequence GTGACCCTTGAAGCAGACGTTCTGGCCGCTTTCCCGCCGGAAGTCCGGATTCCCGCTCAGCTGGTAGCTGACGCCGTTGCCGCGTCCGCCGCCACCACCCCGCGCGTTTTGGTTGTCCTCGACGACGACCCCACAGGCACGCAGTCCGTTGCGGATCTCGCCGTGCTCACCCGCTGGGAGGTTGAGGACTTCACCTGGGCCTTCACCCACATCCGTGAGAACCAGACCCAGGCCGCCGTTTACGTCCTCACCAACACCCGCAGCCTGGACCCCGCCGAAGCCGCTGCCCGCAACGAGGAGATTGTCCGCAACGCCCTCGCTGCGGCGTCGGGCAACGGTGGTGGTCCTCGGCTGCGCCTCGGCTTCGTCAGCCGCAGCGACTCCACCCTCCGTGGTCACTACCCCCTGGAGCCGGACGTCATCGCCGCTACCGTCGCCGCGGAAACCGGCGAACCCACCGACGGCGTCGTGATCGTTCCGGCGTTCCCCGACGCCGGCCGCGTCACTATCGGCGGTGTCCACTTCATGCGCGGCACGGGAGAAAACCTCGGCACACTTACCCCTGTGGCCGAGACGGAATTCGCCAAGGATGCGAGCTTCGGCTTCAAGAACTCTGAGATGGCCAAATATGTGGAGGAGAAGTCGCAGGGCCGCTTCCCTGCCAGCGACGTGATCGTCCTTGACCTGAACATCATCCGCGCCGGCGCGTCTGCCCAGGACCCCACCATCTCCGCCAAGGCCATCGCCGACGCTCTGGAGTCCGCCACCAACTCCACTCCGATCGTGGCCGATATCGTCACCGAGAACGACTTCCGCGCCCTTGCCCTGGGCCTCGAAGAAGCCGAACGGCGCGGCAAGAGACTCCTTTACCGCGTGGGCCCGCCGTTTGTCCGCGGCCGGATCGGCCAGGAAATCCGTACCGCTCTGACCTCCGAAGAGGCGTTCGCGGGCAATACTCCCTCTGCAGCCGGCGGCTTGATCGTGGTCGGCTCCCACGTTGGTGTCACGACCCGCCAGCTCAACGACCTCACAGCCGAGCACAGCTCGGCCAAGACTATTGAGATCGACGTCGAGAAACTCATCGCCGGTACCGAAACCGCGGGTGAAGCAGAGGCCGACGCCTACATCGGAACCGTGGTGTCCGACGTCGTGGACGCTCTCCACTCCGGTGACGTCATCGTCCACACCAGCCGCCTGCTCATCAAGACCGACGACGCCGCCGCGAGCCTGAAGATCGCCCGCACCGTCTCTGCCGCCGTCGTCGCTGTGGTCAACCGGACCCTGAAGACCTTCCCGCCGCGCTTCGTCATCGCCAAGGGCGGTATCACCTCCTCCGATGTGGCAGCGCATGGTCTGGAAATCCGCCACGCGATCGTCCGCGGGCCCATGCTGCCAGGCATCGTCTCGCTGTGGGAGCCGGTAGACGGTCCCGCAAAGGGCATCCCGTACGTCGTGTTTGCCGGCAACGTCGGAGACGACCAGTCCCTGACCCAGGTCACCCGCAAGCTCAGCAACACATTCTAG
- a CDS encoding GntP family transporter — MNPLVNSLMVQAADAPAIKPAVELGTPLLLTIAAAGIALLLVLIIRFKIQAFVALLAVSIVVGVAAQIPLKDIFTVVTTGVGSTMGKVALLIALGAILGRMIEVSGGVQSLATHFTEKLGAKRVAIALTAVGFLVAIPVFFEVGVIVLVPIVYAFAKIANVHPIKFGLPMAGIMLSIHVAVPPHPGIVAGAGVFGADIGLITLISLIICVPLGFLSYWVASIMNRKEYELLPGVKQQVDEFGSESLVHVGHDGPGARAIAPPRPGLIMFLIAAPIAQILLGTVGTLTIPKDNYWYGVAAFIGNPFFALLVAVALSFFLLAVRRHWSLKETGEIFEGALPPIASILMVVAAGGVFGEVLRTSGIGAALSHTLDSLGLPVIVLGFIISLALRAAQGSATVAIVTTTGLLTSAVMEGGYTPAQIAVIVIAIGFGSLGLSHVTDAGFWTVVRYYGLTVSDGLKTWTVLTTILGLAGFALTYVAWILVGGLAH, encoded by the coding sequence ATGAATCCCCTCGTTAACTCGTTGATGGTTCAGGCGGCCGACGCCCCCGCCATCAAACCCGCAGTGGAACTGGGAACACCCCTTCTGCTGACCATCGCCGCAGCCGGAATCGCTTTGCTGCTGGTGCTGATCATCCGCTTCAAGATCCAGGCTTTCGTTGCGCTGCTGGCAGTCAGCATCGTGGTGGGTGTTGCCGCCCAGATTCCGCTCAAGGACATCTTCACCGTGGTGACCACGGGCGTTGGCAGCACCATGGGCAAGGTCGCCTTGTTGATTGCCCTCGGCGCCATCCTCGGCCGCATGATCGAGGTTTCCGGGGGCGTGCAGTCCCTGGCTACCCACTTCACTGAGAAGCTTGGCGCGAAACGCGTCGCTATCGCATTGACCGCCGTGGGTTTCCTTGTGGCGATCCCCGTGTTCTTCGAGGTGGGCGTGATCGTCCTGGTCCCGATCGTCTATGCCTTCGCCAAAATCGCGAACGTCCACCCCATCAAGTTCGGCCTGCCCATGGCGGGCATCATGCTGTCCATCCACGTCGCCGTACCGCCGCACCCGGGCATCGTCGCCGGCGCCGGTGTCTTCGGCGCCGACATTGGGCTGATTACCCTCATCTCCCTGATCATCTGTGTTCCACTCGGTTTCCTGTCCTACTGGGTTGCGAGCATCATGAACCGCAAGGAGTACGAGCTGCTCCCGGGCGTCAAGCAGCAGGTGGACGAGTTCGGTTCTGAATCCCTGGTCCACGTCGGCCACGACGGTCCGGGTGCCCGCGCCATCGCTCCTCCGCGTCCCGGCCTGATCATGTTCCTGATCGCCGCTCCGATCGCCCAGATCCTCCTTGGCACGGTCGGCACGCTGACCATCCCCAAGGACAACTACTGGTACGGCGTGGCCGCGTTCATTGGCAACCCGTTCTTCGCCCTGCTCGTCGCCGTTGCGCTGTCCTTCTTCCTGCTCGCTGTCCGCCGTCATTGGTCCCTCAAGGAAACCGGCGAGATCTTCGAAGGCGCACTCCCTCCCATTGCTTCCATCCTCATGGTGGTCGCAGCCGGAGGCGTGTTCGGTGAAGTGCTCCGCACATCCGGCATCGGCGCAGCCCTGTCGCATACCCTGGACAGCCTTGGCCTGCCGGTCATCGTGCTTGGCTTCATCATCTCGCTCGCCCTCCGCGCCGCGCAGGGTTCTGCAACCGTCGCCATCGTGACCACCACCGGCTTGCTGACCTCCGCCGTGATGGAAGGCGGCTACACCCCCGCGCAGATCGCCGTGATCGTGATCGCCATCGGATTTGGCTCGCTCGGCCTCTCACACGTCACCGACGCAGGCTTCTGGACCGTGGTCCGTTACTACGGCCTCACCGTGTCCGACGGCCTCAAGACCTGGACCGTCCTCACCACGATCCTTGGCCTGGCCGGCTTCGCGCTGACGTACGTCGCCTGGATCCTGGTAGGGGGCTTGGCCCACTGA
- a CDS encoding class II fructose-bisphosphate aldolase, which yields MRTTLDDLVTSALADGSAVPAFTCYDFTTALAVVAAAEDARLGVILLVAPKTASTANGLRLITALRGLADSASVPVSVQLDHASDLQVIRDSVAAGADAVLADGSSLPYEDNIALVCEVRAALDALGAADVVIEAELGGLAGDEDRAFGTDDSAHDAATSVAGLTDPAQVADFVERTGAQLLAVAVGNVHGKYKGEPTIRWDVLQDVAARTDVPLVLHGASGIPADELAKAPSLRVGKVNFNTELRTGILSTLESETAAHRADGENLQGLLSKWNVSAATFAGATLELLSA from the coding sequence ATGCGCACCACACTCGATGACCTGGTCACCTCTGCGCTGGCCGATGGCTCCGCAGTTCCGGCATTCACCTGCTACGACTTCACTACAGCCCTTGCCGTGGTTGCGGCCGCTGAGGATGCCCGTCTTGGCGTGATCCTGCTGGTCGCTCCGAAGACTGCGTCCACTGCCAACGGCCTGAGGCTCATCACGGCCCTGCGTGGCCTGGCTGACTCCGCGAGTGTTCCCGTCTCTGTCCAGCTTGACCACGCGTCGGATCTACAGGTCATTCGTGATTCCGTGGCCGCCGGTGCTGACGCGGTGCTCGCCGACGGTTCGTCCTTGCCCTACGAGGACAACATCGCCCTGGTCTGCGAAGTCCGAGCCGCGCTGGACGCGCTAGGTGCTGCCGACGTCGTGATCGAAGCAGAACTCGGCGGCCTTGCCGGCGACGAGGACAGGGCGTTCGGTACTGACGATTCAGCGCACGACGCCGCAACGTCAGTTGCGGGGCTCACTGACCCGGCGCAGGTGGCTGACTTCGTTGAACGAACAGGGGCGCAGCTCCTGGCCGTTGCAGTGGGCAACGTGCACGGCAAGTACAAGGGCGAGCCCACCATCCGCTGGGACGTGCTGCAGGACGTCGCAGCACGGACAGACGTTCCGCTGGTGCTCCACGGTGCTTCCGGCATCCCCGCCGATGAGCTCGCGAAAGCCCCTTCGTTGCGGGTTGGCAAGGTGAACTTCAACACTGAACTGCGCACCGGAATCCTGTCCACGCTGGAATCTGAAACCGCAGCGCACAGGGCCGATGGCGAGAATCTGCAAGGCCTGCTGTCCAAGTGGAACGTCTCTGCGGCGACCTTCGCCGGTGCCACACTGGAGTTGCTCAGCGCCTGA
- a CDS encoding SDR family oxidoreductase — protein MSALTGRTAIVTGGATKVGQGVVMALRDAGATVVVADIAPDGDTLTKALGEGVHFSHSDITDDAAVSELVEETVALYGGLDILVNLACTYKDDGAASGRADWLEALNVNLVSAVVASNAARPYLKASGRGAIINFTSISSSVAQTGRWLYPASKAALVQVTRSMAVDFASDGIRVNSVSPGWVWSNIMDSLSNGNLEKTDSVAAPFHALKRVGRPHEVGDVVAFLASDQASFVTGADWAVDGGYSALGPERAEETIPLLAAN, from the coding sequence ATGTCAGCACTCACGGGCAGGACAGCGATCGTCACCGGTGGAGCCACCAAGGTGGGCCAGGGCGTGGTCATGGCTTTGCGGGACGCCGGGGCCACAGTGGTGGTGGCCGATATAGCTCCCGACGGCGACACGCTCACCAAAGCACTCGGGGAAGGGGTCCACTTTTCCCACTCGGACATCACCGACGACGCCGCAGTCAGCGAACTCGTTGAGGAAACCGTGGCCCTCTACGGCGGGCTCGACATCTTGGTGAACCTTGCCTGTACCTACAAGGACGACGGCGCGGCTTCCGGTCGTGCCGACTGGCTCGAGGCGCTCAACGTCAACCTCGTGAGCGCCGTCGTGGCAAGCAACGCGGCCCGCCCGTACCTCAAGGCTTCGGGGCGCGGCGCCATCATCAACTTCACCTCCATTTCCAGCTCCGTTGCCCAGACAGGCCGATGGTTGTACCCCGCCAGCAAGGCTGCTTTGGTGCAGGTGACCCGCAGCATGGCAGTGGACTTCGCATCGGATGGGATCCGGGTCAACTCGGTCAGCCCGGGCTGGGTGTGGAGCAACATCATGGACTCCCTCAGCAACGGGAACCTGGAGAAGACGGACTCCGTGGCGGCACCGTTCCACGCACTCAAGCGCGTCGGCCGCCCGCACGAGGTGGGTGACGTCGTCGCGTTCCTCGCCAGCGACCAAGCCAGCTTCGTGACCGGCGCCGATTGGGCTGTCGACGGCGGCTACTCCGCTTTGGGCCCGGAGCGGGCCGAAGAAACCATTCCCTTGCTCGCCGCCAACTGA
- a CDS encoding FadR/GntR family transcriptional regulator: MARKSLVGVVADELLDRIIAGEFPPGTVVPGELELSAKHEVSRMTVREAMKTLEAQRILSVERGRGTFVNPLNQWASLEAVLRAASEGTKDAAAAIQLIELRRMLETGACELAAERISDEELTALSEHVDKMQAAHEVNDLAAFVEADLAFHDVILHASGNVFVAVLFEPLHRVLEARRTETSAFPEIQEHAIGHHRKIASALESRNPNEARLAMDAHMQQTLDDLKTYVLEA, encoded by the coding sequence ATGGCACGCAAGTCGCTGGTCGGCGTCGTCGCTGATGAGTTGCTGGACCGCATCATCGCGGGTGAATTTCCGCCCGGAACGGTGGTCCCCGGTGAGCTTGAGCTCAGCGCCAAGCACGAGGTGAGCCGCATGACCGTGCGTGAGGCCATGAAGACCCTCGAAGCGCAACGGATTCTCAGCGTAGAGCGCGGCCGCGGCACGTTCGTCAACCCCCTGAATCAGTGGGCATCGCTGGAAGCCGTGCTGCGGGCGGCATCTGAGGGCACCAAGGACGCGGCCGCCGCGATCCAGCTCATTGAGCTCCGCCGCATGCTGGAAACCGGCGCCTGCGAACTCGCCGCCGAACGTATCTCCGACGAGGAACTCACGGCACTCAGCGAACACGTCGACAAGATGCAGGCCGCCCACGAAGTCAACGATCTGGCGGCCTTCGTGGAAGCCGACCTCGCCTTCCACGACGTGATTCTTCACGCCTCCGGCAACGTGTTTGTGGCTGTGCTCTTTGAGCCGCTGCACCGGGTCCTCGAAGCGCGCCGCACCGAAACATCGGCTTTCCCGGAGATTCAGGAACACGCCATTGGCCACCATCGGAAGATTGCCTCGGCGCTGGAATCCCGCAACCCCAACGAGGCCCGACTCGCGATGGACGCGCACATGCAGCAGACGCTGGACGACCTGAAGACGTACGTGCTGGAGGCGTAA
- a CDS encoding styrene monooxygenase/indole monooxygenase family protein, with product MTQRHITIVGAGQSGLQLGIGLLDAGFHVTTISNRTPQEIQEGKVASSQCIFHNALEHERALGLDFWPDAPTVDGISFTIPHPELPGQKAISWASRLDNHAKSIDQRVKFPRFMEEFVARGGELIFDDAGMDQLEKYTQNSDLVIVAAGKGEIAQLFTRDAERSTYDAPQRALALTYVKGLKPREEYSAVSFNLIPGVGEYFVFPALTTTGPCEIMVFEGVPGGPMDTWKGLTPEEHLENSKNILRTFLPWEAERATDVELTDPNGVLQGRFAPTVRHPIATLPSGRQVLGLADVVVLNDPITGQGSNNASKCAASYLASIIEHEAQPFDAPFMQATFERYWDYAQHVAHWTNALLAPPPPHVLELLGAANNEPAIAHRFANGFNHPPEFQDWFMYPDKAADYLAGLSAAKV from the coding sequence ATGACGCAACGCCACATCACCATCGTCGGAGCAGGACAGTCCGGGCTGCAGCTCGGCATCGGGCTTTTGGACGCGGGCTTCCATGTGACCACCATTTCCAACCGCACCCCGCAGGAAATCCAGGAAGGCAAAGTGGCCTCAAGCCAGTGCATCTTCCATAACGCGCTGGAGCACGAACGCGCATTAGGGCTGGACTTCTGGCCCGACGCCCCCACGGTGGACGGCATCTCCTTCACCATCCCCCACCCTGAACTGCCAGGTCAGAAGGCCATCAGCTGGGCATCCCGCCTGGATAACCACGCCAAGTCCATCGATCAGCGGGTGAAATTTCCGCGGTTCATGGAGGAGTTTGTTGCGCGCGGTGGTGAGCTGATCTTTGACGACGCCGGGATGGACCAGCTGGAGAAATACACGCAGAACTCGGACTTGGTGATCGTGGCGGCTGGTAAAGGCGAGATCGCTCAACTCTTCACCCGCGACGCCGAACGCAGCACCTACGACGCCCCGCAGCGCGCCCTTGCCTTGACCTACGTGAAGGGCCTGAAGCCCCGCGAAGAGTACTCGGCGGTCTCGTTCAACCTCATCCCCGGAGTTGGCGAGTACTTCGTCTTCCCAGCCCTCACCACCACCGGCCCCTGCGAAATCATGGTCTTCGAAGGAGTGCCGGGCGGGCCTATGGACACCTGGAAGGGCCTCACACCGGAGGAACATCTGGAGAACTCCAAGAACATCCTGCGCACCTTCCTGCCGTGGGAAGCAGAGCGGGCCACGGACGTCGAGCTGACCGATCCCAACGGCGTCCTCCAAGGCCGGTTCGCGCCCACCGTCCGCCACCCCATCGCCACGTTGCCCAGCGGCAGGCAGGTACTGGGGCTGGCCGACGTCGTGGTCTTGAACGATCCCATCACCGGCCAGGGGTCCAACAACGCAAGCAAGTGCGCGGCGTCGTATCTGGCCAGCATTATTGAACACGAGGCGCAGCCGTTTGACGCTCCGTTCATGCAGGCCACCTTCGAGCGCTATTGGGATTACGCCCAGCACGTTGCACACTGGACAAATGCCCTCCTGGCCCCACCGCCGCCCCACGTCCTTGAACTCCTGGGCGCCGCGAACAACGAGCCGGCCATTGCCCACCGCTTCGCCAACGGCTTCAACCACCCTCCGGAATTCCAGGACTGGTTCATGTACCCGGACAAAGCTGCCGACTACCTGGCCGGCCTCTCCGCCGCCAAGGTTTAA
- a CDS encoding Fic family protein, translated as MAGLEREGDHTPGAYRLADVTISGSSHRPPSPGSVHGDMTALLDFINADVDQNYELLKIALAHHRFVWIHPFGNGNGRVGRLMTYAAMRRQGFSDTAGYWALNPTAVFGENRALYYERLEDADSLEPESLIRWSTYVLEGLLTDLRRLAKLGDKDFVTEGLLVAAIARGLASSRFTADEALALTIIARKVDVKAADLSSAFTGSAATRSQDIRKLLDRGVIEPIAKGKRSYRLRLAPSELTPLLVRELDQLGFLPRILRDSEVSASCLAAQALAW; from the coding sequence GTGGCCGGTTTGGAACGTGAAGGGGACCACACACCTGGTGCCTACAGGCTCGCCGATGTCACCATCAGCGGCTCATCGCACCGACCACCCTCGCCAGGGAGCGTGCACGGAGACATGACGGCACTCCTCGACTTCATCAATGCGGACGTAGATCAAAACTACGAGCTCCTCAAGATTGCGCTCGCCCACCATCGGTTCGTCTGGATTCATCCTTTCGGCAATGGCAATGGTCGTGTCGGGAGACTCATGACTTACGCCGCCATGCGGCGGCAAGGGTTCTCCGACACCGCCGGATACTGGGCGCTGAACCCAACGGCCGTATTTGGGGAGAACCGCGCCCTCTACTACGAACGACTCGAAGACGCCGATTCCCTCGAACCCGAGTCCCTGATTCGCTGGTCGACGTATGTCCTCGAAGGACTACTGACAGACCTCAGAAGGTTGGCGAAACTCGGTGACAAGGACTTCGTTACGGAAGGCCTGTTGGTTGCCGCAATCGCGCGAGGCCTCGCCTCGTCGCGCTTCACGGCGGACGAAGCCCTGGCTTTGACCATCATCGCGCGGAAAGTTGACGTGAAGGCCGCAGACCTTAGTTCAGCATTCACAGGTTCAGCTGCGACACGAAGTCAAGACATTCGAAAGCTCCTGGACCGCGGCGTCATTGAACCGATCGCCAAGGGGAAGAGATCCTACCGGCTTCGGCTGGCCCCGAGTGAACTAACGCCACTTCTGGTTCGGGAATTGGATCAATTGGGATTCCTGCCCCGCATTCTGCGCGATTCAGAAGTCTCCGCCTCCTGCCTAGCGGCGCAAGCTCTCGCTTGGTAA
- a CDS encoding DUF1304 domain-containing protein — protein MILASLIFASIAALLHVYIFTMESITWTKPKTWKTFSITSQADAETTKPLAYNQGFYNLFLAIGALIGIVAVAMGAPQVGWTLVFSSCGSMLLAALVLAASGKKYLRAATLQGTTPLLAVVLGVLALTLG, from the coding sequence ATGATCCTGGCCTCCCTGATTTTTGCGTCGATAGCTGCCCTGCTCCACGTTTACATCTTCACCATGGAGTCCATTACCTGGACCAAGCCCAAGACCTGGAAAACGTTCAGCATCACCTCCCAGGCTGACGCGGAAACCACCAAACCGCTCGCCTACAACCAGGGCTTCTACAATCTCTTCCTGGCTATCGGAGCCTTGATCGGAATCGTCGCAGTGGCCATGGGCGCCCCGCAGGTGGGCTGGACCCTCGTCTTCAGCAGTTGCGGTTCCATGCTTCTGGCAGCTTTGGTCCTCGCCGCAAGCGGCAAGAAGTACCTCCGCGCAGCGACCCTCCAAGGAACCACGCCGCTGCTCGCCGTCGTGCTTGGTGTCCTGGCGCTGACTCTTGGCTAG
- a CDS encoding alpha/beta hydrolase, whose protein sequence is MADSVVPLPHVNVLTPAIPAGQPLPAVLIHGWASGSVYWEPLARKLLDAGREVWILDLPGYHSGDFLPSDFEWNLDSAAASVGAMLEARAQGPVHIVGHSMGGSVSLTLAAARPELVASLTLVGMAPVPQNQGFKDVLRSQLDQGFFDSGTIAKLMNAWYGVLPAADMVRLSTGFNVPFPVLSASALAAMTGVEPSVPGRVHAPLLVLAGTEDRVRPIEHLRAFVAESPQRRLKAIPGAGHSVHWEKPQECAEALHEFWETSWPPPA, encoded by the coding sequence ATGGCTGACAGCGTGGTTCCGCTCCCGCACGTGAACGTCCTCACCCCTGCCATTCCCGCAGGTCAGCCGTTGCCCGCAGTGCTGATCCACGGCTGGGCATCCGGCTCGGTGTACTGGGAGCCTCTCGCCAGGAAGCTGCTCGACGCCGGCCGCGAAGTCTGGATTCTCGACCTCCCCGGCTACCATTCGGGAGATTTCCTGCCGTCGGATTTCGAATGGAACCTGGACTCGGCAGCGGCTTCGGTGGGGGCAATGCTTGAAGCACGGGCCCAAGGTCCCGTGCACATCGTGGGGCATTCGATGGGTGGCAGTGTTTCACTGACGCTGGCGGCGGCCCGCCCGGAGCTGGTGGCTTCACTGACCCTGGTGGGCATGGCGCCGGTGCCGCAAAATCAGGGGTTCAAGGATGTGCTCAGGTCACAGCTGGACCAAGGGTTCTTCGATTCCGGAACCATCGCGAAGCTCATGAACGCCTGGTACGGGGTGTTGCCGGCAGCAGACATGGTGCGGCTCAGCACCGGATTCAATGTCCCCTTCCCTGTTCTGTCCGCCAGCGCCTTGGCGGCCATGACCGGCGTCGAACCTTCAGTACCCGGGCGCGTCCACGCGCCGTTGCTGGTGCTCGCCGGAACTGAAGACCGGGTTCGGCCCATAGAGCACCTGCGCGCGTTCGTGGCCGAAAGCCCCCAGCGTCGACTGAAGGCCATTCCCGGCGCGGGCCACAGTGTCCACTGGGAGAAGCCGCAGGAATGTGCCGAGGCGCTGCATGAATTTTGGGAAACAAGCTGGCCACCGCCAGCGTAA